From a region of the Haloferax volcanii DS2 genome:
- a CDS encoding DUF7470 family protein: MLDKLGTKGIAGVVSLLLGIGIVASQAPVVAAGLAFVVAGLGLVAGGLAEGVMKMFGMA, encoded by the coding sequence ATGCTCGACAAACTCGGTACGAAGGGTATCGCCGGCGTCGTCTCGCTGCTCTTGGGTATCGGTATCGTCGCCTCTCAGGCCCCCGTCGTCGCGGCGGGCCTCGCGTTCGTCGTCGCCGGGCTCGGCCTCGTCGCCGGCGGCCTCGCCGAGGGCGTCATGAAGATGTTCGGGATGGCCTGA
- the rio1 gene encoding serine/threonine-protein kinase Rio1 — MTDEFGMVEPQEGEAFGDEWEEIDVSDDEADRIARRKDRDFDEFRMRLKDADQFKVEQSVFDDATFAAIYKLVQDGHIDAFGGPISTGKEANVFEALGGDDADVAVKIYRINASDFRHMRDYLEGDPRFENIGHDKGQVVRAWVRKEFANLERAQRAGVRVPKPIAVQRNVLVMELVGVVDDRARRLSEVRVENPQTAYEVVREYMRRLHRAGLVHGDLSEYNLIIHDGELVVIDLGQAVTVHHPNAEEFLRRDCRNVANFFRRQGADADGDSLYEFVTGDEGEDGDGDE; from the coding sequence ATGACTGACGAGTTCGGCATGGTCGAACCCCAGGAGGGCGAAGCGTTCGGCGACGAGTGGGAGGAGATAGACGTCTCCGACGACGAGGCGGACCGCATCGCGCGCCGCAAGGACCGCGACTTCGACGAGTTCCGGATGCGGTTGAAAGACGCCGACCAGTTCAAAGTCGAGCAGTCGGTGTTCGACGACGCGACGTTCGCCGCCATCTACAAACTCGTCCAAGACGGGCACATCGACGCGTTCGGCGGGCCGATTTCGACGGGCAAGGAGGCCAACGTCTTCGAGGCGCTCGGCGGCGACGACGCGGACGTGGCGGTCAAGATATACCGCATCAACGCCTCCGACTTCCGGCACATGCGCGACTATCTCGAAGGCGACCCGCGCTTCGAGAACATCGGCCACGACAAGGGACAGGTCGTCCGCGCGTGGGTCAGAAAGGAGTTCGCCAACCTCGAACGCGCCCAGCGCGCCGGCGTCCGCGTGCCGAAGCCCATCGCGGTCCAGCGGAACGTCCTCGTGATGGAGCTCGTCGGCGTCGTCGACGACCGGGCGCGGCGGCTCTCGGAGGTGCGCGTCGAGAACCCCCAGACAGCCTACGAAGTCGTCCGCGAGTACATGCGTCGGCTCCACCGCGCCGGCCTCGTCCACGGCGACCTCTCGGAGTACAACCTCATCATCCACGACGGCGAACTCGTCGTCATCGACCTCGGACAGGCCGTCACGGTCCACCACCCCAACGCCGAGGAGTTCCTCCGGCGGGACTGCCGCAACGTGGCCAACTTCTTCCGGCGGCAGGGGGCCGACGCCGACGGCGACTCGCTGTACGAGTTCGTCACGGGCGACGAGGGCGAGGACGGAGACGGAGACGAGTAG
- the eif1A gene encoding translation initiation factor eIF-1A, with amino-acid sequence MSDDENESRRDLRMPNDDEVFAVVTNMLGANRIRVRCADGVERTARIPGRMQKRIWIREDDVVLVEPWDWQDEKADVSWRYEKSEADQLRREGHIQ; translated from the coding sequence ATGAGCGACGACGAGAACGAGAGCCGCCGAGACCTTCGAATGCCGAACGACGACGAAGTGTTCGCCGTCGTGACGAACATGCTCGGGGCCAATCGTATTCGCGTCCGCTGTGCCGACGGCGTCGAGCGGACCGCTCGCATTCCCGGACGGATGCAGAAGCGAATCTGGATTCGAGAGGACGACGTGGTGCTCGTCGAGCCGTGGGACTGGCAGGACGAGAAGGCCGACGTGAGCTGGCGCTACGAGAAGTCCGAAGCCGACCAGCTCCGCCGCGAAGGTCACATCCAGTAA
- a CDS encoding alpha/beta hydrolase, which yields MPRPSDVLVHRNRTVADREERTLTADVYCPESPAATEIAETTASPAAEPTRPLVVYVYGGAWETGSTGQFARWALDAADGGFVAAEVSYRLGHEAPFPAQIEDVCEGIDWLTDRADEFGIDTDAVAVVGHSAGAHLALLAALSDGEFGRRTDIDAAVGVSGVYDLRADDHEHAGESLPLFENRPSAAELRRCSPITYVDDDTDADADAPPTLLLHGSEDSVVAPDQSARLADALEGAGTQVEYDAVDAADHVFLHSSYHYPAVRKRVFSFLRESL from the coding sequence ATGCCCCGCCCTTCCGACGTTCTCGTTCATCGAAACCGAACCGTCGCAGACCGCGAGGAGCGCACGCTGACCGCGGACGTGTACTGCCCCGAATCGCCCGCAGCGACCGAGATAGCCGAAACGACAGCGTCGCCGGCGGCCGAACCGACCCGGCCGCTCGTCGTCTACGTCTACGGCGGCGCGTGGGAGACCGGTTCGACCGGCCAGTTCGCCCGCTGGGCGCTCGACGCCGCCGACGGGGGGTTCGTCGCGGCCGAGGTGTCGTACCGACTCGGGCACGAAGCGCCGTTCCCCGCGCAAATCGAAGACGTGTGCGAGGGCATCGACTGGCTGACGGACCGCGCCGACGAGTTCGGAATCGACACGGACGCCGTCGCCGTCGTCGGTCACTCCGCGGGGGCGCACCTCGCGTTACTGGCGGCGCTTTCGGACGGCGAGTTCGGTCGCCGGACAGATATCGACGCCGCGGTCGGGGTCTCCGGCGTCTATGACCTCCGAGCCGACGACCACGAGCACGCCGGCGAGTCGCTGCCGCTGTTCGAGAACCGGCCGTCGGCCGCCGAGTTGCGCCGGTGTTCGCCGATTACCTACGTGGATGACGACACCGACGCCGATGCCGACGCGCCGCCGACGCTGTTGCTCCACGGGAGCGAGGACTCGGTCGTCGCACCGGACCAGAGCGCCCGGTTGGCGGACGCGCTCGAAGGGGCCGGAACACAGGTCGAGTACGACGCCGTCGACGCGGCCGACCACGTCTTCTTGCACTCGTCGTACCACTATCCCGCGGTGCGAAAACGGGTGTTCTCGTTCCTCCGCGAATCGCTGTGA
- a CDS encoding KH domain-containing protein — MQHVKVPQDRIGVLIGEGGSTLREIESRAEVRLDVDSENGSVAIDSVGDPVLGMVAPDVVRAVGRGFAPEDAMALLDDDMMMFELIDIDRHTRNKNDMRRQKGRLIGENGRTRELMEELTGADVVIYGTTLGIIGQPEEVEVVRRAVEMILDGAPHGAVYSFLERKHNELTQGFNVRQNN; from the coding sequence ATGCAGCACGTCAAGGTGCCGCAGGACCGTATCGGTGTTCTCATCGGCGAAGGTGGCTCGACGCTCCGAGAGATAGAGAGTCGCGCGGAAGTCCGACTCGACGTGGACTCGGAGAACGGCAGCGTCGCCATCGACAGCGTCGGCGACCCCGTACTCGGCATGGTCGCTCCCGACGTGGTTCGAGCGGTCGGCCGCGGCTTCGCCCCGGAGGACGCGATGGCGCTCCTCGACGACGACATGATGATGTTCGAACTCATCGATATCGACCGGCACACCCGAAACAAAAACGACATGCGGCGGCAGAAGGGCCGCCTCATCGGCGAGAACGGCCGCACCCGCGAGCTCATGGAGGAGCTGACGGGGGCCGACGTAGTCATCTACGGCACGACGCTCGGCATCATCGGCCAGCCCGAAGAGGTCGAGGTCGTCCGCCGGGCCGTCGAGATGATTCTCGACGGTGCCCCCCACGGCGCGGTGTACTCCTTCCTCGAACGGAAGCACAACGAACTGACCCAGGGCTTCAACGTCCGACAGAACAACTGA